A window of Hordeum vulgare subsp. vulgare chromosome 5H, MorexV3_pseudomolecules_assembly, whole genome shotgun sequence genomic DNA:
aagaacaaatcataGCTGTTTTGCCGATCTTAGCAGTGGGCCTGCCGACTGAGCTACTCCACACTATACGTGCCATCCTTATTTTCACAACCGCACCTTATACGTGTATGTCAACAGCACGCGCTAGTGGCCAGCTAGCTAGTTCTTGGCGACGCCGATTTCCGGCTGTGCGGCGGCGTCGGCGTCGACCATCGCGGGCTGGCAGAAGACGACCTTGAGCTCGCCGGGCGCGTGGCAGTTCTGCGGCACGGGCTCCCTGTCGATCGGCGTCGTCCGCGTCAGCGGGCACCGCTGCTTGAAGTACCCGGACGGCCCCTTGCACGCGACCACGCGGCCGCCGGCGCCCACCACGCGCTGTGCCGGCGGGCACCCGGCGTTCAGGTCCGCCGCGCACCCCAGGGCCGGGCACGGCCCGTCGCCGCCGATGGACTGCGGGCTCACCACCGCCGGCACGTTGAACCCGTCCACCAGGCTCACGCTGTACACCGCCAGGTCCTGTTGCCGATGCCCGCCACCCTCGGCCGAGTGCACGGCCAGCTGCACCACGCCCACGGGCCGCGCGTTCCCCGTCTCGCACCGCGACGGCGACGTGCAGCCGGTGCGCGCCACCAGGCGCCCGGCCCAGAAGGTTGGCGGGAAGGTGAAGGAGACGAGTCCGTGGCCGTTGCCTTCGAGGCGGACGGCGTTGTCGCAGATGGCGGGGAAGCCCGTGTTCGGGGTGACCAGCGGCCACACGGGGTACGGGCACAGGTTGTGCAGGGTCAGCCTGGTGGTGTCCGCCGCCGATGCCGATGCGGATGACGCCAGGAAGGCGGCGGCCAGCAGGGTGCCGATCACGAGGCGCTCGGCCATGGCAGCCATAGTTCGTGCGCTACTTTGTTTCTTGGCTTTGCAGGGTGGTACTTTGAGGTTCAAACAGACGTGCAGGCTAGCTTGTTTATATAGGCAAAGATCTGTCTCGTCGTGAGTGGTGAAGTTGGTCAGCGTTACTTAGCTTCCATGCGTACTGTTCCCAAACCCAAATGAGAAAGCAAAGCGAGTCCACTCCACCCACCGGTAATTTCAAAACAGAGGCACCTCCCGCACCGTGTCTTTTCATATTGCTCCCGGTTTCCTACCACCAAGCACCTCATCGAACAAAGAAGCACACTGTTAAATGGCAAACTCACGGGAAATCTCTCTGTCCATGTCCATCAAGATTGTCACTTTTATCATCCCGTGGTTTTAACAGTGGATTTCTGAAACGGAATCCTCTTAATACTAATACTCCACTGGTGATCATTCCACTGACCTGTCTGAGACGACTTGTGCGGTTGATTTGGTTGGCATCGGACTCACTGAGTGGACTTACTTCATTCTGTGTTCCGCATGCGATGCGTGCCCGTGAGTTAAGAACCAGGCTTCAGTTTCAGTTTTCTGTACAAGGGATGCAATGTTCCAGTGTGTGGTGGAGTAGTATGATCCGGCGAGAGCCGTCGTATGTGTGCTAGAATCACGGAGCTGTTACGTTACAGGGAAAGGAGAGCCTGAACCGGGACGCGGCTTGCCTGCGGCTGCTGCGTGCGCCCATCCGTGCGACCCAGCCATCGCACGGCTGTGGCTCACGCACGCCCCGCTCCAGAAtttctaaaaaaaataaaacaaaatacacatTCTAATACAGATTCTTTTTCGTAATACACTCCTATCCACATCTTTTCCTTTCTGTCCGAACTGAAGCTCGAGCTGAAGCTCAATCTCCATGGCCCCTCCGGCCGCCCATTCGTGCAGCAGGCCACACGTATGTCGCCGCTCACAAGCGTGGAGCAAGGCTCGGCTGGCTGCGGCCCGCCTGCGCTTGCCGGACCTGGTTGTGCAGCAGCTTGGTCATGACCGGCGTCTCAACCGGCCACACGACAGGGTGGCGCGTCGGGCTTGTGGCTGCGGCCCGCCTGCGCTTGCCGGACCTGGCTGTGCAACTGCTTGGCCATGACCGGCGCCTCAACCGGTCACACGACAGGGTGGCGCGTCAGGCTTGTGGAGGAGCTTGGAGGAGGGGTCGAGGGAGCGAGAGGAAGGACGTCGTCGACCGGAGCGTCAGCGCCATGGATTTGATgcttggaggggaggggagggggagagagactgcAATCTTATGCTCCACGATGTTTGGCATCTGCAGGTTATGATCGGTTTTTGTAGAAGCTGTACAAGGGTGCATCATGCTGCTTTTTCCCGTCCAACACTCGAGATCATGACGCAGTTAATTGAAAGATTCACCGTCAAGAACTGAGTCAGGTTTCTTACTTTCGGTGTGTGAGATTGATCGTCACCCTCCTGGTTCCTCGGACCACTCCTTGGAGAAGCCATGGGGGACGCAAGACttggagatgccattagggacgtGGATTACTTTGCTGCTCAATTCAAGAAAGGCCGCTATTGATTGTAGTAAGACCATAGGTCGCTCCTGCCTCCTATGAACTACAGACTACAGATTTGCATTTTGGCGCGCTTTTGTATATGTTGTGGATCTGTTCGTAAGAAGGCGGGAGATTGGATTGTTCCCTTcagttttgctttctattttaatGATGAGAATATTACGAAAAAGAATCTGTATTAGGatgtgtattttgttttattttttcgcaGGAATTCTGGAGCGGGGCGTGCGTGGAGCCACAGCCGTGCGATGGCTGGGTCGCACGGATGGACGCACGCAGCAGCCGCAGGCAAACCGCGTCCGAACCACGGTGAGTGGTTTCTATTCTGGAGATTGCGTGCTTCCTTGTAGAGCACAttccattttcttcttcttcctggcgGTTACATTAGCTTCTTTGGGAAATGGCGTACTGGCGTTCCCCACTAACCAAAAATGCAGAGGAGTACTTTCCCGGTGCATCTCATCTCTGGCCTCTGGGCATGTCAAGTGGACAATTGATTATTCAGAATTAACATATTCGATACTTTCCCGCTTGGTTCCTTGCTCAAAGGTAGAAATTTCAGGAACAAGCAATGAATCGATATTAAGGTGGTATAAGACGGTTACATGCCTCACAACGAATATTAATGCATCCTAAGGGCATCTCCTGACCATCCGAATATGTTGTAACATCCAATGTCGATCTGTATTTGTTCGGTGGATAGTTTAAACACATTTTTCACgtaaattaaagacaaccgtaAAGCACGACCCCCGTTGAGGTGAGTAGGGTCTGAGCCCCCACTCAAAATTTAAATCTGAAAGATTTGCCAACTTTTTTTTAAGCCCCCGTCCAACATTCTCATCCACCTTTCTCACGCTTTACTTTCAATGCATGCTTTGCTTCCCATGCCGCATGAATGCCGGTCCAGAGCACACAACGGTCGGCATTCATGCCGCCTGATGTGACCGAACGAAAGGGCGACGCTGACGGACATGAGGAGCTGCTTCTTCAATGCAGGCATAACTTCTCGAGGAACCAACTACGCCCGGTGCGCCACATTGAGTTTGTGGACGTTCGAACCGCTGCCAAGTCCACTTCTGACTATTCTGGCCCATCCAACAACCCCACCCACCTCCCCCCCGCTTTACTTGCAATGCATGCTCCGCTTCTGACACTGCATGAATGCCGACCGAGAGCACGCAGTTGTCGGCATTGATGCCACCTGATGTGACCGAACGGAAGGGCGACGCTGACGGATGTGACCCCTCCGGAGCTGCCTCTTTAGTGTGGGCACAATTTCCCGAGGAACCAACTACGGCTGTTGCACCCCACTGAGTCGGCTGACCGCCCTTTCTTATGGCTTGACCGAGTCTTTATAAGCCGTGCTCCCGCACCGtctaatacttgtgatctgcgttgggttctcCATAAAAACGAGCGGGTGTTGCAACATAATATAGATAAGTATcttcctcagtgagaaccaaggttatcgaaccaaataAGAGTAGCATGCAAcccccgtcttcagcgactgcacacaaacaagcaaacacttgcacccaacgcgagcaaaatggttgtcaatccccttgaactcgttgctTGCAAGCAAATGAAATGTGTAGATTATAATTGATAAATATAAATTGCAAAATGAAATAAAGTAAATAAAGGAAGCAAGGAAATAAAGgttttctaaatatataagtggatAGACCCGGGGCTCATAGTTTTTTCTAGTGGCAACTCTCTCGAAGTAggcacacggtgggtaaacaaattattgttggccaattgatagaaaaacgcatagttatgcaatctttattcacgataatgatcatgtgtataagcaaataggccggctcctgcatgcacctatcactattactccacccatcgaccgctatcgagcatgcatctagagtattaagtaaaacagagtaatgcttggagaacaatgacatggtgtagacaaaGACAATCCAATTAATACGAATTAAcctatcgttttatccttagtgacaaCAATGCATAGACGTGtcttgtccctttctatcactgggatatagagcaccgctaGACTGAACCCACTATAACGCACCCCTCTCATTGAAGATAGATTAATCTAGTTGTTCAAACTATATCAATAGAccggagagatttacgaagatataataatcatgcaaatatgaattatataattcagagaagacccaaaacttttatcatgaataatctgaatataaacccacaaatcatcggatcccaccaaacgcactgcacaaagtgattacatcgaatagatgacCGAAAAGATGCGGTgaactttgttggaaatatgccatagaggcaataataaattggttattattatatttccttgttcatgataattgtctattattcatgctataattgtattaaccggaaaccgtaatacatgtgtaaatatatagaccacaaactgtccctagcgagcctctagttggctagccggttgatcaatagatggtcatggtttcctgatcatggacattggatgtcattgataacgggatcacatcattggggaatgatgtgatggacaagacccaatcctatgcataacactagatcgtgttgttcgtctgctaaatgtTTTATAATTTCAAGTATCAtttctgtgacgccctcgatttaatcgtacg
This region includes:
- the LOC123396003 gene encoding osmotin-like protein, translated to MAAMAERLVIGTLLAAAFLASSASASAADTTRLTLHNLCPYPVWPLVTPNTGFPAICDNAVRLEGNGHGLVSFTFPPTFWAGRLVARTGCTSPSRCETGNARPVGVVQLAVHSAEGGGHRQQDLAVYSVSLVDGFNVPAVVSPQSIGGDGPCPALGCAADLNAGCPPAQRVVGAGGRVVACKGPSGYFKQRCPLTRTTPIDREPVPQNCHAPGELKVVFCQPAMVDADAAAQPEIGVAKN